One Terriglobales bacterium genomic window, CCTGCCTGCGGAAACTACCGTTAACCTCGGTACCTACCAGACGCTGCCTGACATGACGCCGCACGTCTGGAACCTGATCCGCTTCAACGAAGTCCAGGACGGCGACAACCTGCATTGGCTGATGCGCAAGGACCAGTGCATGCACTGCGCCGATCCCGGCTGCCTCAAAGCCTGTCCGGCTCCCGGCGCCATCGTGCAGTACGAGAACGGCATCGTCGACTTCCAGCAGGAGAACTGCATTGGCTGCGGCTATTGCATTTCCGGCTGCCCGTTCAACGTGCCCAAGCTCAGTAAAGTCACCAAGAAGGTTTACAAGTGCACCCTCTGCGTCGACCGCGTTTCCGTCGGCCTGGAGCCCGCTTGCATCAAAGCCTGCCCGACCAGTTGTCTCTCCTTCGGCACCAAGGAGAATCTGCTGCTGAAGGCGCAGAAGCGCGTCAACCAGCTCAAAGCCTCCGGCTTCTCTACCGCCGGAATTTACGATCCCGGCGGCGTCGGCGGCACCGGCGTGGTCACCATCCTGGCTTACGGCGACAAGCCGCAGGCTTATGGACTGCCCGTCGATCCCACCGTTCCCTGGACGGTCGAACTCTGGAAGCAGCCGCTGAAGTGGATCGGTAATCTCGCCATCGTCGGCGGCATCATCGGGACGTTCTTGCACTACCTGCGTTACGGACCGAAGCACGCCCCGGTACCGGCAGACGACAAGAAGGCCAAGCAGGCGCCGGCAGGAGGTCAATCATGAGCAGCGGTCGCATACTTCCCAGCGGGAATGTTCTCCGCTACAACCTCACCGAGCGCATCATTCACTGGACGGCAGGCCTCTCTTACATCTACCTCCTGCTCAGCGGTCTGGCTTTCTGGACCCCGTGGATGTGGTGGCTCGCCCTGTTTCTCGGCGGCGGCCCTGTCGCCCGCGCCGTCCATCCCTGGATGGGCCTGATATTCACCTTCGCCGTCGTGTACATGTATGGCA contains:
- the fdxH gene encoding formate dehydrogenase subunit beta; translation: MTQALEMKNASAGAASPGIRLTQVVAKLIDTSTCIGCKACEVACQEWNDLPAETTVNLGTYQTLPDMTPHVWNLIRFNEVQDGDNLHWLMRKDQCMHCADPGCLKACPAPGAIVQYENGIVDFQQENCIGCGYCISGCPFNVPKLSKVTKKVYKCTLCVDRVSVGLEPACIKACPTSCLSFGTKENLLLKAQKRVNQLKASGFSTAGIYDPGGVGGTGVVTILAYGDKPQAYGLPVDPTVPWTVELWKQPLKWIGNLAIVGGIIGTFLHYLRYGPKHAPVPADDKKAKQAPAGGQS